The Natrinema pellirubrum DSM 15624 region CCAGTGGTGGCCCCGCGACGCCACCTGCCTCCCCGTTTCGACGGCCGCCGTCGACGACGCCACGGCGTTCGTCCTCCCCGACGGTCCCGGGATCCCGCGGGAGACGATCCGCAACGCCGACGACCGACTCCTGCTGGCCGGCTACACCGTCACCTCCGAGGCGATCGCTGCCGACCTCGTGGACGCGGCCGATCGCGGCGTCGAGGTCGCGGTCCTCCTCGAAGCCAGCCCAGTCGGGGGTACGCCCGCGGCGACCGAGGGCGTCCTCGAGACGCTCGCGAACGGCGGCGTCGAGGTACGCGTCATCGGCGGCGAGGACTCGCGATACCGGTATCACCACCCCAAATACGCCGTCGCCGACGACCACCTGCTGGTCACCACCGAGAACTGGAAGCCGTCCGGTGTCGGCGGCGAGAGCAGCCGCGGCTGGGGTATTCGCCTCGAGTCCGACCCCCTCGCGGCCGACCTGGCGACCGTCTTCAGGGCCGACTTCGCGGGCCGGGATACGACCACGGGCGCGGCCTATCGCAGGAACACGACGTTTACCGACGACGGGCCGGTCTACTCCTCGTCCGCTCCCGAGTATCCCACGACCCACGAGCCGACTCCGGTGCCAGTCGAGTCGGCCGAACTCCTGCTCGCGCCGGACAACGCCGACGCCCGGCTGACGGCGATGCTCGCAAGCGCCGACGAGGAGATCCTCGTCCTCCAGCCGTCGATCGCCGACGACGTCTCGCTGCTCGAGGCCACGCTCGCGGCCGCCCGCCGTGGGGTCGAGGTCCGTATCCTGGTCGGCTCGGCGCGGTACAACGCCGCGGAGAACGAGGTGCTGGCGGCGGATCTCGAGCGGATCGCGGATCGGGAGAACCTGCCCCTCGAGGTTCGACTCGTCGGTGACACGGACCGCTTCGAGAAGATACACGCGAAAGGGATCGTGATCGACGGCGAGACGGCGGTCGTCGGCAGCGCCAACTGGAATTCGAACTCGCTCGAGAACAACCGGGAGGTGTTGGTGGCACTTCACGGCGAGGCGGTCGCCGACTACTACGCGACCGTCTTCGAGTCGGATTGGGCGGGCGACTCGTGGTCGTTCCCGATCGGTGCCGGCGTCGCGGTCGCGGTTGCACTTGCTGTCGCCGCGGTCGTCGGCCGGCGCTATGTCAGGTTCGGGGGCGAGTCGGCCGTGGAGAACGAGTCGGCTGTGGACCCGGTCACGCCGGACGCGAACGACGAGGACTGAGCCGGCTCAGTCGGCGTGGCCGCTGGCCTCGAGTTCGAGCAGCTCACAGCAGTCCTCCTCGGCGTCGAAACAGTCGGGACACTGGTCGGGTCGGTCGATGATCGTGTCGAGCCGCTCCGCGACGGTGTCGTCGATGACGCTCTCTAGGGCGCGGGCCTCGTCTTTGAACTCCTCGACCTCGAGGACGTTCGCGAGGAACCGCTCGATGATACAGTAGGTCTGGAGGGCGTCGTGGGCGCGCTCGAGCCCCTCGTTGGTCAGACTCGCGCCCTTGTACTTCTCGTGGTCGACTAGCTCGCGGTCCTCGAGTTTGCCGATCATCTCGTTGACGCTGGCCGGGCTCACCTCGAGCAGGTCCGCGAGCGTACCGGTCGATGCAGGCCCGTCCTCGATGCGCTGGGCCAGATAGATCGCCTTGAGGTATTGATCTGCAGTGTTCATGCCGTCCCTCCGTCGGTGTGTGACACGTCGGTTCCTCGCCGGCAGTCTCGCGGCCGGGCGTCGATACGCGTCATGGACGATGCCGCCGACTCCGCGGCCGTTCCAGCCCCGGTCGCGGTGACGATCGCCCCGATCATGCTCGCTGCTCCATAATTGCGGTCACTT contains the following coding sequences:
- a CDS encoding phospholipase D-like domain-containing protein; the protein is MDPLRAALAAAVVCGLVVSTALLAGFAVANEPAVADRALARATADQPANATDLACPPRAGETNSTSTETPDEPRIAGLYPNPTTDENVGEFVVLETPPDTRLGNLTLTDGHTTARLPNETVTGRIALSMAPNVTETLTDVPVRELEGRLRLAADGDDLRLRNATATVDSVSYDRAPTAEKWYRTAPADGEANRRSDGQWWPRDATCLPVSTAAVDDATAFVLPDGPGIPRETIRNADDRLLLAGYTVTSEAIAADLVDAADRGVEVAVLLEASPVGGTPAATEGVLETLANGGVEVRVIGGEDSRYRYHHPKYAVADDHLLVTTENWKPSGVGGESSRGWGIRLESDPLAADLATVFRADFAGRDTTTGAAYRRNTTFTDDGPVYSSSAPEYPTTHEPTPVPVESAELLLAPDNADARLTAMLASADEEILVLQPSIADDVSLLEATLAAARRGVEVRILVGSARYNAAENEVLAADLERIADRENLPLEVRLVGDTDRFEKIHAKGIVIDGETAVVGSANWNSNSLENNREVLVALHGEAVADYYATVFESDWAGDSWSFPIGAGVAVAVALAVAAVVGRRYVRFGGESAVENESAVDPVTPDANDED
- a CDS encoding metal-dependent transcriptional regulator, whose translation is MNTADQYLKAIYLAQRIEDGPASTGTLADLLEVSPASVNEMIGKLEDRELVDHEKYKGASLTNEGLERAHDALQTYCIIERFLANVLEVEEFKDEARALESVIDDTVAERLDTIIDRPDQCPDCFDAEEDCCELLELEASGHAD